In Aquimarina spinulae, a single window of DNA contains:
- a CDS encoding glycoside hydrolase family 13 protein, which produces MKSKLIALFSFCLVALTQAQVEKMEPPFWWSAMQQDELQILCYGKDIAKYSVESKDITISDITKTENSNYLFITLDTKKVEAGTVSIDFKENGNVVFSQPYQFKSRRANSAERKGFDSSDVMYLIMPDRFANGNPENDSHKDTVEKADRSNPGGRHGGDIQGVIDHLGYLKDLGVTALWSTPLLEDNEPTYSYHTYAQSDLYKIDPRYGTNEDYKRLASEMHKQDMKLVMDYVTNHWGSKHWMIKDLPTKDWIHQWPEGFRRSNYRMTTQFDYNASQIDSKGCMNGWFDTTMPDMNQSNPLLLKYITQNAIWWIEYADLDGFRVDTYSYNDKDGIAKWTKAIMDEYPNFNIVGEVWMHNQAQIAYWQKNSKIGAIDNYNSHLPSVMDFTLHDAITVLFNEDENSWDKGMIRAYNNFTNDFLYPDINNILLFAGNHDTNRINEIYQGDIDIYKMVMTLIFTTRGIPQIYYGDEIGMLGNRDKKGDGDIRRDFPGGWPGDTKNAFLSSETKNGRTNDQEAFHSFTSKVLKWRRKAAVIHTGKLLQFIPFDNVYVYFRYNEEKSVMVVINNSLKDQKLDVARFKEGMKNYSVGTDIITDSNIDITEDFSIPAKTSMILDLK; this is translated from the coding sequence ATGAAAAGTAAACTAATTGCTCTGTTTTCCTTTTGTCTGGTTGCTTTAACACAAGCCCAGGTAGAAAAAATGGAACCTCCATTTTGGTGGAGTGCTATGCAGCAGGACGAACTTCAGATACTGTGCTACGGAAAAGATATTGCTAAATATAGCGTAGAGAGTAAAGACATAACGATTAGCGATATTACCAAAACCGAAAACTCAAACTATCTGTTTATAACTCTGGATACCAAAAAGGTTGAAGCTGGTACAGTTTCAATTGATTTTAAAGAGAATGGTAATGTAGTATTTTCTCAACCTTATCAATTTAAATCCAGGAGAGCAAATTCTGCAGAAAGAAAAGGTTTTGATAGCAGTGATGTGATGTATTTAATCATGCCGGATCGGTTTGCAAATGGTAATCCAGAGAATGATTCTCATAAGGATACAGTAGAAAAAGCAGATCGTTCTAATCCCGGCGGGCGCCATGGAGGCGATATTCAAGGAGTAATTGATCATTTGGGTTATCTTAAAGATTTGGGAGTTACAGCATTATGGAGTACCCCATTACTAGAAGATAATGAACCAACGTATTCGTATCATACCTATGCGCAAAGTGATTTGTATAAGATAGATCCAAGATATGGAACCAATGAAGATTATAAACGACTAGCCTCAGAAATGCATAAACAGGATATGAAACTGGTTATGGATTATGTAACCAATCATTGGGGATCTAAGCATTGGATGATAAAGGATTTACCAACCAAAGATTGGATACACCAATGGCCAGAAGGTTTCAGACGTAGTAATTATCGTATGACTACCCAATTTGATTATAATGCCTCACAAATAGATAGTAAAGGGTGTATGAATGGGTGGTTTGATACTACCATGCCAGATATGAACCAAAGTAATCCTTTGTTGCTTAAGTATATTACCCAAAATGCAATTTGGTGGATAGAATATGCAGATCTGGATGGTTTTAGAGTAGATACCTATTCTTATAATGATAAAGATGGAATAGCCAAATGGACCAAAGCAATTATGGACGAATATCCTAATTTTAATATTGTAGGAGAGGTATGGATGCACAATCAGGCGCAGATAGCATACTGGCAAAAAAATAGTAAAATCGGAGCTATCGATAACTACAATTCTCACTTACCATCGGTAATGGATTTTACGCTTCATGATGCCATTACAGTATTATTTAACGAAGACGAAAATTCCTGGGATAAAGGAATGATAAGAGCATATAATAACTTTACAAATGATTTTCTATACCCAGATATCAACAATATTCTATTATTCGCAGGAAACCATGATACGAATCGTATTAATGAGATATATCAAGGAGATATTGATATTTATAAAATGGTGATGACTTTGATATTTACCACTCGTGGTATTCCTCAAATTTATTATGGTGATGAAATAGGTATGTTGGGCAATCGCGATAAAAAAGGCGATGGTGATATTCGCAGAGATTTTCCTGGTGGATGGCCGGGAGATACAAAAAATGCTTTTTTATCTTCAGAAACCAAAAATGGAAGAACTAATGACCAGGAAGCATTTCATTCTTTTACCAGCAAAGTATTAAAATGGAGGCGAAAAGCAGCTGTAATTCATACCGGGAAACTATTACAATTTATTCCTTTTGATAATGTATATGTATACTTCAGGTATAATGAAGAGAAAAGCGTAATGGTAGTTATTAATAATAGCCTAAAAGATCAAAAATTAGACGTTGCCCGATTCAAAGAAGGTATGAAAAACTATAGTGTAGGAACCGATATTATTACTGATTCTAATATAGACATCACCGAGGATTTTAGCATACCTGCTAAAACATCAATGATACTGGATTTAAAATAA
- a CDS encoding glycoside hydrolase family 65 protein codes for MNQDYIKPDNWSIIEEGFDVERVKSSESLFSIGNGAMGQRANFEETYTGPTFQGSYIAGVYYPDKTRVGWWKNGYPEYFAKVLNAPNWIGIDIEVDGEKLDLYTCKSVTNFRRELNMKEGWYQRSFHAVLPNNIEVSVISTRFLSLDLDEVGAIKYEVTPVNQEATITLVPYLDSGIMNEDTNWDDKFWDTYNLAHEENTAYILSKTMKTDYHVCTGMSNQIFVNSIQKDISPKVEANSTYIHLKYTVQVRKGETAGLTKFGGYTVSLNHKEEDLQATSKAILKQASESGFNTLLNLQKKAWSSIWEMADIVIEGDVKAQQGIRFNIFQLNQTYLGKDARLNIGPKGFTGEKYGGSTYWDTEAYCIPFYMATKDQAVARNLLTYRYNHLEKAIENAKKLGFTNGAALYPMVTMNGEECHNEWEITFEEIHRNGAMTFAIYNYVRYTGDYTYVTEKGLEVMIAIARFWHQRATFSTEKNKYVILGVTGPNEYENNVNNNWYTNYLAKWCIEYCIENVDKIKTQYTIDYQRVIKRTNLDQEEINAMLEVAGQMYFPYSEKYQVYLQQDGFLDKELITVDNLDKSQRPINQKWSWDRILRSPYIKQADTLQGFYMFEDQFTKEELTRHFDFYEPFTVHESSLSPCVHSIQAATLDRMDQAYTFYLRTSRLDLDDYNKEVEEGLHITSMAGTWMSIVEGFGGLRIKNDTLSFSPKIPKEWKGYTFNVNFRNQILKVKVSQEGTSFTLEGTKELLIYVDNKEFKISPNSLITV; via the coding sequence ATGAATCAGGATTATATAAAACCAGATAACTGGTCAATTATTGAAGAAGGGTTTGATGTAGAACGAGTTAAGTCATCAGAAAGCCTTTTTAGTATTGGTAATGGAGCAATGGGGCAGCGCGCCAATTTTGAAGAAACATATACTGGTCCTACTTTTCAGGGAAGCTATATCGCAGGAGTGTATTACCCCGATAAAACCAGAGTAGGTTGGTGGAAAAATGGATATCCAGAGTATTTTGCCAAAGTACTGAATGCACCAAACTGGATCGGTATCGATATAGAAGTTGATGGAGAGAAACTGGATTTATATACATGTAAATCAGTAACCAATTTTAGAAGAGAATTAAATATGAAAGAAGGTTGGTATCAACGTTCGTTTCATGCTGTTTTACCAAATAATATAGAAGTATCTGTTATTTCTACACGTTTTCTAAGCTTGGACCTGGATGAAGTAGGTGCAATTAAATATGAAGTAACTCCTGTAAATCAAGAAGCTACTATAACATTAGTACCGTATCTGGATTCGGGAATTATGAATGAGGATACGAACTGGGATGATAAGTTTTGGGATACCTATAACCTGGCACACGAAGAAAACACTGCATATATCTTATCTAAAACCATGAAGACTGATTATCATGTGTGCACAGGAATGTCAAATCAGATTTTTGTTAATAGTATACAAAAAGATATATCCCCAAAAGTAGAAGCTAACAGTACATATATACATTTAAAATATACTGTTCAGGTTCGTAAAGGAGAAACAGCAGGCCTCACAAAATTTGGAGGATATACAGTATCTCTTAATCATAAAGAAGAAGATCTGCAAGCGACTAGCAAAGCTATACTTAAGCAGGCTTCAGAATCTGGATTTAATACACTTTTAAATTTACAAAAGAAGGCATGGTCGAGCATATGGGAAATGGCTGATATTGTAATCGAAGGTGATGTAAAAGCACAGCAGGGAATCCGATTTAATATTTTTCAACTCAATCAAACATACCTTGGCAAAGATGCAAGATTAAATATCGGACCCAAAGGATTTACAGGTGAGAAATATGGCGGAAGTACATATTGGGATACCGAAGCGTATTGTATTCCGTTTTATATGGCTACCAAAGATCAAGCTGTAGCACGTAATCTATTAACCTATCGCTATAACCATCTCGAAAAAGCTATAGAGAACGCAAAAAAACTTGGTTTTACCAATGGAGCTGCATTATATCCTATGGTAACTATGAATGGCGAAGAGTGCCATAATGAGTGGGAAATCACTTTTGAAGAAATACATCGCAATGGAGCAATGACATTCGCCATCTATAATTATGTTAGGTACACCGGTGATTATACTTATGTTACAGAAAAGGGATTAGAAGTTATGATTGCGATTGCTCGTTTCTGGCATCAAAGAGCGACATTTTCTACAGAAAAAAATAAATATGTGATCCTTGGCGTCACAGGACCTAATGAATACGAAAATAATGTCAATAACAATTGGTATACAAATTACCTGGCAAAATGGTGTATCGAGTATTGTATTGAAAACGTTGATAAAATAAAAACCCAATATACAATTGACTATCAAAGGGTTATAAAAAGGACCAATTTAGATCAGGAAGAAATTAATGCAATGTTAGAAGTGGCTGGTCAAATGTATTTTCCATATTCAGAAAAATACCAGGTATACTTACAACAGGATGGATTTCTGGATAAAGAATTGATTACAGTAGATAATTTAGACAAGTCACAACGTCCTATTAATCAAAAGTGGAGTTGGGATCGAATATTGCGCTCTCCTTATATTAAACAAGCAGATACGCTTCAGGGTTTTTATATGTTCGAGGATCAATTTACCAAAGAAGAATTAACACGACATTTTGATTTCTATGAACCGTTTACTGTACATGAATCTTCACTTTCACCATGTGTTCATAGTATACAGGCAGCTACTTTAGATAGAATGGATCAGGCCTATACTTTTTACCTGAGAACTTCAAGGCTAGACCTGGATGATTATAACAAAGAAGTTGAAGAAGGATTGCATATCACGAGTATGGCAGGCACATGGATGAGTATTGTCGAAGGATTTGGAGGACTTAGAATTAAGAATGATACCTTGTCTTTTTCTCCTAAAATTCCTAAGGAATGGAAAGGGTATACCTTCAATGTAAATTTCAGAAATCAAATCCTTAAAGTAAAAGTATCTCAAGAAGGAACATCGTTTACTCTTGAAGGTACTAAGGAATTATTAATTTATGTAGATAATAAGGAGTTTAAAATTTCTCCGAACAGTTTAATAACTGTGTAA